The proteins below are encoded in one region of Aeromonas jandaei:
- a CDS encoding N-acetylmuramoyl-L-alanine amidase produces MTKRLSITLPKRRAVRGWRIVASLLLGTLLGSLLQGCNQQSYQLSTRYQSANQNERIAFLILHYTDEDDAHSLRLLTEPEHKVSAHYLIPRDSSDRPLPVYQLVPDSQRAWHAGRSRWHQYAGLNASSLGIEIVNLGYPPEDEQLAPDARRWQPYTPQQIAAVGALSRKLVDRYRIPPTQVLAHSDVAPERKQDPGPHFPWRQLYLEYGVGAWPDESRVAELLASPLPHWDAAMWQQQLARYGYGLSQSGQWDEQSRSVMRAFQLHFRAGNVDSEPDSECQAILMALLEKYPN; encoded by the coding sequence ATGACGAAGCGCCTCTCCATCACACTGCCCAAACGTCGAGCAGTCAGGGGATGGCGCATCGTCGCATCGCTGCTTCTCGGCACGCTGCTTGGCTCTTTGCTGCAAGGCTGCAACCAGCAGAGCTACCAGCTCTCCACTCGCTATCAGAGCGCCAACCAGAACGAGCGGATCGCCTTTCTTATCCTCCACTACACCGACGAGGATGACGCCCACTCCCTGCGCCTGTTGACAGAGCCGGAGCACAAGGTGAGCGCCCACTACCTGATCCCCCGAGACAGCAGTGACAGACCGCTCCCCGTCTATCAGCTGGTGCCGGATAGCCAGCGTGCCTGGCATGCCGGGCGCAGCCGCTGGCACCAATATGCCGGGCTCAATGCCAGCTCGCTTGGCATCGAGATCGTCAACCTCGGTTATCCGCCGGAAGATGAGCAGCTGGCCCCCGATGCCCGCCGCTGGCAACCCTATACCCCGCAGCAGATTGCCGCCGTCGGTGCCCTCAGCCGCAAGCTGGTCGACCGTTACCGGATCCCGCCGACCCAGGTGCTGGCTCACAGCGACGTCGCCCCCGAGCGCAAGCAGGATCCCGGCCCCCACTTCCCCTGGCGTCAGCTCTATCTTGAGTACGGCGTCGGCGCCTGGCCAGATGAAAGCCGGGTGGCTGAGTTGCTGGCCAGCCCCTTGCCCCACTGGGATGCGGCCATGTGGCAGCAGCAGCTGGCTCGCTACGGCTACGGCCTGTCACAAAGCGGCCAGTGGGACGAGCAGAGCCGCTCCGTCATGCGTGCCTTCCAGCTCCACTTTCGCGCCGGCAACGTCGATAGTGAGCCGGACAGCGAGTGTCAGGCCATCCTGATGGCCCTGCTCGAGAAGTACCCAAACTAG
- a CDS encoding Dps family protein, with product MKSPIGLDTAQSQALAAELNKLLASYQILYMNVRGFHWNIRGNQFFELHLKFEEIYNDLLLKVDALAERILTLDSVPLHSFSDYIKVSAIPEQKGLHDGRACVESLLGSFRELLVAQRRILAQAADAGDEGTASILSDYVQQQEKLVWMLRAYLA from the coding sequence ATGAAAAGCCCGATTGGTCTTGATACCGCTCAATCACAAGCTCTGGCTGCCGAGCTGAACAAGTTGCTGGCCAGCTACCAGATCCTCTACATGAACGTCCGCGGCTTCCACTGGAATATCCGTGGCAACCAGTTCTTCGAGCTGCACCTGAAGTTCGAAGAGATCTACAACGACCTGCTGCTGAAAGTCGATGCCCTGGCAGAGCGCATTCTGACTCTGGATAGCGTGCCGCTGCACAGCTTCAGCGACTACATCAAGGTCTCCGCTATTCCCGAACAGAAAGGGCTGCACGACGGTCGTGCCTGTGTCGAATCCCTGCTGGGGAGCTTCCGTGAACTGCTGGTGGCTCAGCGCCGCATTCTGGCTCAGGCCGCCGATGCCGGTGATGAAGGGACTGCGTCCATCCTCTCCGACTATGTGCAGCAGCAGGAGAAACTGGTCTGGATGCTGCGCGCCTACCTGGCCTGA
- a CDS encoding DUF1456 family protein, protein MTNNDILRRLRYALAISNDEMVEMFAKGNLAIDHAQLHGWLMKEAEEGEVQEAGYAACPDSALSQFLDGLIVTRRGVREDAPPQVVPNRINNNLILRKLRIALNFKEEDMLATLKLANFNLSKSELSALFRSKDHKHYQDCGDQILRNFLLGLTAKYRS, encoded by the coding sequence ATGACCAACAACGATATTCTGCGCCGCCTGCGCTACGCCCTCGCCATCAGCAACGACGAGATGGTCGAGATGTTTGCCAAGGGCAATCTGGCCATCGACCATGCCCAACTGCACGGCTGGCTGATGAAAGAGGCCGAAGAGGGAGAAGTGCAGGAAGCGGGCTATGCCGCCTGCCCCGACTCCGCCCTGAGCCAGTTCCTCGACGGTCTCATCGTCACCCGCCGCGGAGTGCGGGAAGATGCGCCGCCCCAGGTGGTGCCAAACCGGATCAATAACAACCTGATCCTGCGCAAGCTGCGCATCGCCCTCAACTTCAAGGAAGAGGATATGCTCGCGACCCTCAAGCTGGCGAACTTCAACCTCTCCAAATCCGAGCTGAGCGCCCTGTTCCGCTCCAAAGATCACAAGCACTATCAGGATTGCGGGGATCAGATCCTGCGCAACTTCCTGCTCGGCCTCACCGCCAAATACCGCAGCTAA
- the galE gene encoding UDP-glucose 4-epimerase GalE, whose protein sequence is MTILVTGGAGYIGSHTLVELLNVGQQVVVLDNLSNSSPESLKRVERITGKPVIFVEGDVLDRACLQQLFATHQIESVIHFAGLKAVGESSQIPLTYYQNNISGTLVLCEEMAKAGVFRLVFSSSATVYGDPASVPLREDFPTSATNPYGRSKLMVEEILRDLAKSDPRWAIVLLRYFNPVGAHESGLIGEDPNGIPNNLLPYISQVGVGKLKELGVFGNDYPTPDGTGVRDYIHVVDLAIGHLKALARIESDTGVFTYNLGTGQGYSVLEMIRAFEAASGRPIPYQIKPRRPGDIAECWAEPTLARAELGWQAERGLEQMMIDTWRWQSQNPNGYQAD, encoded by the coding sequence ATGACAATTCTGGTTACAGGGGGCGCCGGCTATATCGGCTCCCATACCCTGGTTGAACTCTTGAACGTCGGGCAACAGGTGGTGGTGCTGGACAACCTCTCCAACTCCTCACCGGAGTCACTCAAGCGGGTCGAACGGATCACCGGCAAGCCGGTCATCTTCGTCGAAGGGGATGTGCTGGACAGAGCCTGCCTGCAGCAACTGTTTGCTACCCACCAGATCGAGTCAGTGATCCATTTTGCCGGGCTCAAGGCAGTCGGGGAGTCGAGCCAGATCCCGCTCACCTACTACCAGAACAACATCAGCGGCACCCTGGTGCTGTGCGAAGAGATGGCCAAGGCCGGCGTGTTCCGGCTGGTATTCAGCTCCTCGGCCACCGTTTATGGCGATCCGGCTTCGGTACCGTTGCGGGAAGATTTCCCCACCAGCGCCACCAACCCTTATGGCCGCTCCAAGCTGATGGTCGAAGAGATCCTGCGCGACCTCGCCAAATCCGATCCCCGCTGGGCCATCGTGCTGCTGCGCTACTTCAACCCGGTCGGTGCCCACGAGAGCGGCCTCATCGGGGAAGATCCCAACGGCATCCCCAACAACCTGCTGCCCTATATCAGTCAGGTCGGCGTGGGCAAGCTCAAGGAGCTGGGGGTATTTGGCAACGACTACCCGACGCCTGACGGTACCGGGGTGCGCGACTATATCCACGTGGTGGATCTGGCCATCGGCCACCTCAAAGCGCTGGCGCGCATCGAATCAGATACCGGTGTCTTTACCTACAACCTGGGTACCGGTCAGGGTTACTCGGTGCTGGAGATGATCAGGGCGTTTGAAGCGGCCAGCGGCCGACCCATTCCCTACCAGATCAAACCCCGTCGCCCGGGCGACATCGCCGAGTGCTGGGCAGAGCCGACGTTAGCCCGTGCCGAGCTGGGCTGGCAGGCAGAGCGTGGTCTGGAGCAGATGATGATCGATACCTGGCGCTGGCAAAGCCAGAACCCCAACGGCTACCAGGCCGACTGA
- a CDS encoding phosphatase PAP2 family protein — translation MGKFLLCYLVGGLVAISWAALPAHGPWDQWDLAIFHTVNGWLGQSPLWADLVAITNNRLFDLVVLGCMGLILARCFFARDIAGRRQLVAMGIVMLLSALVINQLGHRLPVERPSPTLMVADALRVTQISGIPTKDSSGDSFPGDHALFLMIFAGFALRYLPRWAGITALLMVPLFSAPRIFSGAHWFTDVYVGALGLATLCLPWVLLTPLSDRLIARIEPYLAPLPLLRSQSN, via the coding sequence ATGGGCAAGTTCCTGCTTTGCTATCTGGTCGGTGGTCTGGTGGCCATCAGTTGGGCTGCGCTGCCCGCCCATGGTCCCTGGGATCAGTGGGACCTCGCAATTTTTCACACCGTTAACGGCTGGCTCGGGCAGTCGCCTTTGTGGGCCGATCTGGTAGCCATCACCAACAACCGGCTGTTCGATCTGGTGGTGCTTGGCTGCATGGGATTGATCCTGGCTCGCTGTTTCTTTGCCCGTGATATTGCTGGTCGTCGCCAGCTGGTGGCGATGGGCATAGTGATGCTGCTAAGTGCACTGGTGATCAATCAGCTTGGTCACAGATTGCCGGTGGAGCGACCCAGCCCGACCCTGATGGTGGCCGATGCGCTGCGGGTGACCCAGATCAGCGGTATTCCGACCAAGGACTCTTCCGGTGACAGCTTCCCCGGGGATCACGCTCTGTTCCTGATGATCTTCGCCGGCTTTGCTCTGCGCTACCTGCCGCGCTGGGCGGGGATTACTGCGCTGCTGATGGTACCGCTTTTCTCCGCCCCCCGGATTTTCTCCGGTGCCCACTGGTTCACCGATGTCTATGTCGGTGCGCTGGGATTGGCCACCCTCTGCCTGCCCTGGGTGCTGCTGACGCCGCTATCGGATCGCCTGATCGCACGGATCGAACCTTATCTGGCACCTTTGCCGCTGCTGCGTAGTCAGAGTAACTGA
- the hcp gene encoding hydroxylamine reductase: MFCVQCEQTIRTPAGNGCAYAQGMCGKTAETSDLQDVLIYTLQGLSAWALAAREQGIIDREIDAFVPKAFFATLTNVNFDSARIVAYVNQALSYRQQLAAKLAPLAVQADTLPAAARFEPGADLLAQLAQAPQTAVNRGKNEVNEDIMGLRLLCLYGLKGAAAYMEHARVLDQQSDEVAAEFHRIMSWLSTDPSEMGRLFNCAMEIGQLNFKIMEMLDLGETSAFGHPEPTRVRVTPIPGKCILVSGHDMMDLKLILEQTKGTGINVYTHGEMLPALAYPFFKQYPHLVGNYGSAWQNQQKEFANFPGAVVMTSNCIIDPNVGNYSDCIFTRSIVGWPGVTHLEGDDFSAVIAKALALDGFKHTELEHFITIGFARNALMQAAPAVIEKVKAGEISHFFLVGGCDGDKAERAYFTEFAKAAPRDSLLLTLGCGKYKFNKLDFGEIGGIPRLLDVGQCNDAYSAIQLALALSEAFECGVNDLPLTLVLSWFEQKAIVILLTLLALGVKDIRTGPTAPAFLTPALLKVLEEQFGLKGTTTAEADLAEILAA; the protein is encoded by the coding sequence ATGTTTTGTGTGCAATGTGAACAGACAATTCGTACCCCGGCTGGCAACGGCTGTGCCTACGCACAAGGTATGTGCGGCAAGACGGCGGAAACCTCGGATCTGCAGGATGTGCTGATCTACACCTTGCAGGGGCTCAGCGCCTGGGCGCTGGCCGCCCGTGAGCAGGGCATCATAGATCGCGAGATCGATGCCTTCGTGCCCAAGGCCTTCTTCGCCACCCTCACCAACGTCAACTTTGACTCCGCCCGCATCGTGGCTTATGTCAACCAGGCGCTGAGCTATCGTCAGCAACTGGCCGCCAAGCTGGCACCGCTGGCGGTGCAGGCCGACACACTGCCCGCTGCCGCCCGCTTCGAGCCGGGTGCCGATCTGCTGGCCCAGCTGGCTCAGGCGCCGCAGACCGCAGTCAACCGCGGCAAGAACGAGGTCAACGAAGACATCATGGGGCTGCGCCTGCTCTGCCTCTACGGCCTCAAGGGCGCCGCCGCCTACATGGAGCACGCCCGGGTGCTGGATCAGCAAAGTGACGAGGTCGCTGCCGAATTCCACCGCATCATGAGCTGGCTCAGCACAGACCCGAGCGAAATGGGTCGTCTGTTCAACTGCGCCATGGAGATCGGTCAACTCAACTTCAAAATCATGGAGATGCTGGATCTGGGTGAAACCAGCGCCTTCGGTCACCCGGAACCGACCCGGGTCAGGGTCACCCCGATCCCCGGCAAATGCATTCTGGTCTCCGGCCATGACATGATGGATCTCAAGCTCATTCTGGAGCAGACCAAGGGCACTGGCATCAACGTCTACACCCACGGTGAGATGCTGCCCGCGCTGGCTTACCCCTTCTTCAAGCAGTACCCCCATCTGGTGGGCAACTACGGCTCCGCCTGGCAGAACCAGCAGAAGGAGTTTGCCAACTTCCCGGGCGCTGTGGTGATGACCTCCAACTGCATCATCGACCCGAACGTGGGCAACTACTCGGATTGCATCTTCACCCGTTCCATCGTCGGCTGGCCGGGTGTGACCCATCTGGAAGGGGATGATTTCTCCGCTGTGATCGCCAAGGCACTGGCACTCGATGGCTTCAAACACACCGAGCTCGAGCACTTCATCACCATCGGTTTTGCCCGCAACGCCCTGATGCAGGCAGCTCCTGCAGTGATCGAGAAGGTCAAGGCCGGCGAAATCAGCCACTTCTTCCTGGTGGGTGGCTGTGACGGCGACAAGGCCGAGCGCGCCTACTTTACCGAGTTTGCCAAGGCTGCGCCGCGCGACAGCCTGCTGCTCACGCTGGGTTGCGGCAAGTACAAGTTCAACAAGCTCGACTTTGGCGAGATCGGTGGCATTCCCCGTCTGCTCGACGTGGGGCAGTGCAACGATGCCTACTCAGCCATCCAGCTGGCGCTGGCGCTCTCCGAGGCGTTCGAGTGCGGGGTCAACGATCTGCCGCTGACGCTGGTGCTCTCCTGGTTCGAGCAGAAAGCCATCGTCATCCTGCTCACCCTGCTGGCGCTGGGTGTGAAGGACATCCGTACCGGCCCGACCGCCCCCGCCTTCCTCACCCCGGCCCTGCTCAAGGTGCTGGAAGAGCAATTTGGCCTGAAAGGGACCACCACGGCCGAGGCTGACTTGGCCGAGATCCTGGCGGCCTGA
- the rlmD gene encoding 23S rRNA (uracil(1939)-C(5))-methyltransferase RlmD has translation MAQFFKPQKKSTQPQRIEFTVDTLDHHCVGIGRHQGKAIFVEGALPGETIKARITDDKKQYGHAALQQVVTPAANRIAPFCSHYRECGGCSAQHMSVADQQAAKAAGLVNLFERLGNISAPALEPVLTGEERAYRRVCRLAIKFDKNGRCTRVGFRRRNSNDLVEIEGCPVLAEPLSALIAPLRECLNRLKSQRELGHTELIQAEQGIMMLLRHTGRPNETDRAQLVEFATEQGIDLYLQAADDKIVPLHQQFEPSYSLDGLSLAFAPGDFIQVNGPVNQQMVDQALSWLGAGKDDKVLDLFCGIGNFTLPLARQAREVVGVEGELAMVARAEENARRNGISNARFYKADLSGDIVGMSWAREGFDLVLLDPARPGALEVMEHVVKLSPKRVVYVSCNPVTLARDSQVLVKGGYRLVRLGMLDMFPHTGHLESMALFERG, from the coding sequence ATGGCCCAGTTTTTCAAGCCCCAAAAGAAATCCACCCAGCCCCAACGCATTGAATTTACGGTAGACACCCTCGATCACCACTGTGTCGGGATCGGGCGTCATCAAGGCAAGGCGATCTTCGTTGAAGGGGCGCTACCCGGCGAGACCATCAAGGCCCGCATCACTGACGACAAAAAGCAGTATGGCCATGCCGCTCTGCAACAGGTGGTGACACCAGCCGCCAACCGCATTGCCCCCTTCTGCAGCCACTACCGCGAATGCGGTGGTTGCAGCGCCCAGCATATGTCGGTGGCGGATCAGCAGGCAGCCAAGGCGGCCGGACTGGTCAATCTGTTCGAGCGTCTCGGCAATATCAGTGCGCCGGCACTGGAGCCGGTGCTGACTGGCGAGGAGCGTGCCTATCGCCGGGTCTGCCGACTGGCCATCAAATTCGACAAGAACGGTCGCTGCACCCGGGTCGGTTTTCGTCGCCGCAACAGCAATGATCTGGTGGAGATCGAAGGGTGCCCGGTGCTGGCCGAACCGCTCTCTGCACTGATTGCGCCGCTGCGCGAGTGCCTCAATCGCTTGAAGAGCCAGCGTGAGCTGGGTCATACCGAACTGATCCAGGCGGAGCAGGGGATCATGATGCTGCTGCGTCATACCGGTCGTCCCAACGAGACGGATCGGGCGCAGCTGGTGGAGTTTGCAACCGAGCAGGGTATCGACCTCTATCTGCAGGCGGCTGACGACAAGATAGTGCCGCTGCATCAGCAGTTCGAGCCCTCTTACTCGCTGGATGGCCTGTCTCTTGCATTTGCTCCGGGTGACTTCATTCAGGTCAACGGCCCCGTCAACCAGCAGATGGTCGATCAGGCGCTCTCATGGCTTGGGGCGGGCAAGGATGACAAGGTACTCGATCTCTTCTGCGGCATCGGCAACTTTACCCTGCCGCTGGCCCGTCAGGCCCGCGAAGTGGTGGGGGTAGAAGGGGAGCTGGCCATGGTGGCGCGCGCCGAAGAGAACGCCCGTCGCAATGGCATCAGCAATGCCCGTTTCTACAAGGCGGACTTGAGCGGCGATATCGTCGGCATGTCCTGGGCGCGGGAAGGATTCGATCTGGTACTGCTGGATCCGGCTCGTCCCGGTGCGCTGGAGGTGATGGAGCACGTCGTGAAACTTTCACCCAAGCGGGTGGTCTACGTCTCCTGTAATCCGGTGACGCTGGCGCGCGATAGCCAGGTGCTGGTGAAGGGCGGTTATCGACTGGTGCGGTTGGGCATGCTCGACATGTTCCCCCACACCGGTCATCTGGAGTCCATGGCCCTCTTCGAACGGGGCTAG
- the relA gene encoding GTP diphosphokinase, whose protein sequence is MVAVRDIHLKDNFTLEEWVSSLTLSDSDKEQLRTVYQYCLTLGDEALTSKLLVRGIEMVGILLMLSMDLGTLKAAIIYPFVEAGLISQERMDEDFGPKIAKLVEGVLEMEAIRSLQTLHRSETSPEQVDNVRRMLLAMVEDVRAVVIKLAERIACLREAKKADEETRVLMAQEITNIYAPLANRLGIGQLKWELEDLAFRYLHPETYKQIAKQLDEKRLDRERYIQEFVRSLRDALKEAGVEAEVYGRPKHIYSIWRKMQKKHLEFNELFDVRAVRVVTKRLQDCYAALGIVHTHFHHIPREFDDYVANPKPNGYQSIHTVVVGPEGKTVEIQIRTDQMHQDAELGVAAHWRYKEGPQAGGKANTFEDKIEWLRKLLAWQEDLSESGSLLEDLRSQVFEDRVYVFTPKGDVIDLPAGATPLDFAYHVHSMIGHRCIGAKIDGRIVPFTYALQTGDQVEVITQKEPNPSRDWMNPNAGFLRSSRARAKVATWFRKLDRDKNIVAGRELFEKELDRHNLSMSKIDKGNMLRRFNLESTDDLLAGIGSGDIRINQVLNYLDTCYNKPTAEEEDRRLLERLEQKANAPMRHKPKDHIVVEGVGNLMTHIARCCQPIPGDAIQGFITMGRGVSIHREDCEQLKELSRRNPERLIDAVWGENYSGGYSLTIRIISNDRSGLLRDITTVLANEKINVMGVRSRSNVREQTAEIDMELEIYNINAFNRALAKLSQLNDVISAKRL, encoded by the coding sequence ATGGTTGCGGTTCGCGATATTCATTTGAAAGACAACTTCACCCTGGAGGAGTGGGTCAGCTCGCTCACCCTGAGTGACAGTGACAAGGAGCAGTTGCGAACCGTCTACCAGTATTGCCTGACGTTGGGCGACGAGGCCCTCACCAGCAAGCTGCTGGTGCGCGGCATCGAGATGGTGGGCATCCTGCTGATGCTCAGCATGGATCTCGGTACTCTCAAGGCCGCCATCATCTACCCCTTTGTCGAAGCCGGTCTCATCAGCCAGGAGCGGATGGACGAGGACTTCGGGCCCAAGATCGCCAAGCTGGTGGAAGGGGTGCTGGAGATGGAGGCCATCCGCTCCCTGCAGACCCTCCATCGCAGCGAAACCTCGCCAGAGCAGGTCGACAATGTGCGCCGCATGCTGCTCGCCATGGTCGAGGATGTGCGTGCCGTGGTCATCAAGCTGGCCGAGCGGATCGCCTGCCTGCGGGAAGCGAAAAAGGCGGATGAAGAGACCCGGGTGCTGATGGCCCAGGAGATCACCAACATCTATGCGCCGCTCGCCAACCGGCTCGGTATCGGTCAGCTCAAGTGGGAGCTTGAAGATCTCGCCTTCCGTTACCTGCACCCGGAAACCTACAAGCAGATCGCCAAACAGCTGGATGAGAAGCGGCTCGATCGGGAGCGCTACATTCAGGAGTTTGTGCGCTCCCTGCGCGATGCGCTGAAAGAGGCGGGGGTCGAGGCCGAGGTCTACGGCCGGCCGAAACACATCTACAGCATCTGGCGCAAGATGCAGAAGAAGCACCTCGAATTCAACGAGCTGTTCGACGTGCGTGCGGTGCGGGTGGTGACCAAGCGGCTGCAGGATTGCTATGCGGCGCTCGGCATCGTTCACACCCACTTCCACCACATTCCCCGCGAGTTTGACGACTACGTCGCCAACCCCAAACCCAACGGCTACCAGTCGATCCACACCGTTGTGGTGGGGCCGGAGGGCAAGACGGTCGAGATCCAGATCCGTACCGACCAGATGCATCAGGATGCCGAGCTCGGCGTCGCTGCCCACTGGCGCTACAAGGAGGGTCCGCAGGCTGGCGGCAAGGCCAACACCTTCGAAGACAAGATCGAGTGGCTGCGCAAGCTGCTCGCCTGGCAGGAGGATCTCTCCGAGAGCGGCTCGCTGCTGGAAGACCTGCGCAGTCAGGTGTTCGAGGACCGGGTCTATGTCTTCACCCCGAAAGGGGATGTCATCGACTTGCCGGCGGGTGCCACTCCGCTCGACTTTGCCTATCACGTTCACAGCATGATCGGCCACCGCTGCATCGGCGCCAAGATTGACGGCCGCATCGTGCCGTTCACCTATGCGCTGCAGACCGGCGATCAGGTGGAGGTGATCACCCAGAAGGAGCCGAACCCGAGCCGCGACTGGATGAACCCCAACGCCGGCTTCCTGCGCTCCAGCCGGGCGCGTGCCAAGGTAGCGACCTGGTTCAGAAAGCTGGATCGGGACAAGAATATCGTGGCCGGTCGCGAGCTGTTCGAGAAGGAGCTGGATCGCCACAACCTCAGCATGTCCAAGATCGACAAGGGCAACATGCTGCGCCGCTTCAATCTGGAGAGCACCGACGATCTGCTGGCTGGTATCGGCAGCGGCGATATCCGCATCAACCAGGTGCTCAACTATCTCGACACCTGCTACAACAAGCCGACGGCGGAAGAGGAAGATCGTCGCCTGCTGGAGAGGCTGGAGCAGAAGGCCAATGCGCCGATGCGCCACAAGCCCAAGGATCACATCGTCGTGGAAGGGGTCGGCAACCTGATGACCCATATCGCCCGCTGCTGTCAGCCGATCCCGGGCGATGCCATTCAGGGCTTCATCACCATGGGGCGCGGCGTCTCCATCCACCGTGAAGATTGCGAGCAGTTGAAAGAGCTCTCCCGTCGCAACCCCGAGCGACTGATCGATGCGGTGTGGGGCGAGAACTACTCCGGCGGCTACAGCCTCACCATCCGGATCATTTCAAATGATCGCTCCGGCCTGCTGCGCGACATCACTACCGTGCTGGCCAACGAGAAGATCAATGTGATGGGGGTACGCTCACGCTCCAACGTGCGCGAGCAGACCGCCGAGATCGACATGGAGCTGGAGATCTACAATATCAACGCCTTCAACCGGGCGTTGGCCAAGCTCAGTCAGCTCAATGACGTCATTAGCGCCAAGCGCCTCTGA
- a CDS encoding hybrid-cluster NAD(P)-dependent oxidoreductase — MTSTSLTLRCIGRRADTHDVASWQFSPVAGTLPAVLAGQCITLHTEIDGKPHCRAYTLSSSPQDACWQITIKDVGLVSRHLHQTLQVGDEIRVDGPFGDFNLTALPCERPLLLSAGSGITPMWAMLRDELAKRPDADIRFIHSARSPADVIFADDLAALAEAHPGVRHALILEEAPSDHPWVGRLTADMLKELAPDLLARHVYLCGPTPYMAAVCTMLAELGLPAAQLHQESFGLPAVTSSTAPVATSSDHFWLTLKKSGKKVKILPGQTLLAALEAAGETMMAACRAGVCGACRCITEGDIERQSVMTLSAQDLEHGVALACSCTASGDISLDY, encoded by the coding sequence ATGACCTCCACCTCTTTGACCCTGCGCTGCATCGGTCGCCGGGCAGATACCCACGACGTGGCAAGTTGGCAATTTTCCCCAGTGGCGGGAACCTTGCCAGCCGTGCTGGCTGGCCAGTGCATCACCCTGCATACCGAGATCGACGGCAAGCCCCACTGCCGTGCCTATACCCTCTCCTCCAGTCCGCAGGATGCCTGCTGGCAAATCACTATCAAGGATGTGGGGTTGGTCTCCCGCCACCTGCACCAGACTCTGCAAGTGGGGGACGAGATCCGGGTGGATGGCCCGTTCGGCGATTTCAATCTGACCGCCTTGCCCTGCGAGCGGCCGCTGCTGCTCAGCGCCGGCTCCGGCATCACCCCAATGTGGGCCATGTTGCGGGACGAGCTGGCCAAACGGCCGGACGCCGATATCCGCTTTATTCACAGCGCCCGCTCGCCAGCAGATGTGATCTTCGCAGATGACTTGGCTGCACTGGCTGAGGCTCATCCCGGTGTACGGCACGCCCTGATTCTGGAAGAGGCCCCTTCTGATCACCCCTGGGTGGGCCGACTCACAGCGGACATGTTGAAGGAATTGGCACCAGACCTGCTCGCGCGCCACGTCTATCTGTGCGGGCCCACGCCTTACATGGCTGCAGTCTGCACCATGCTGGCGGAGCTGGGGCTACCGGCAGCGCAGTTGCACCAGGAGTCGTTCGGTCTGCCTGCGGTTACATCGAGTACGGCGCCAGTTGCAACCAGCAGCGACCACTTCTGGCTAACCCTGAAAAAGAGCGGCAAGAAGGTGAAGATCCTGCCGGGCCAGACCCTGCTGGCAGCGCTGGAAGCTGCGGGCGAGACCATGATGGCCGCCTGCCGCGCCGGGGTATGCGGCGCCTGCCGCTGCATCACGGAAGGCGATATCGAGCGCCAGAGCGTGATGACCCTGAGTGCGCAGGATCTCGAACACGGGGTGGCTCTGGCCTGCTCCTGCACCGCCAGCGGGGATATCAGCCTCGACTATTGA